One part of the Methanomassiliicoccales archaeon genome encodes these proteins:
- the carA gene encoding glutamine-hydrolyzing carbamoyl-phosphate synthase small subunit, translating into MAQCFLILEDGTIMEGTGFGFEETTYGEVVFTTGMTGYQESLTDPSYRGQILIMSYPLIGNYGVNRYDYESPKVQVQGYVVRENCPIPSEMYSGDTIHNFLLENRKPGISEVDTRSLIIGIREHGTLRGAISFEDDVESVLEEVRRVPYPSERNLVGEVSTKEIIRYEKEGADTIALIDCGVKANIIRELRKRFSVIQLPYDTPPGFFRNEEIHGIVVSNGPGDPSHPDLKDTVVRTMRALKEDYPMMGICMGNQLMALAFGGETYKMKFGHRGANQPVKLNGRVFITSQNHGYAVKAESLDESEIAANQFNVNDNTVEGMKHKELPIFTSQYHPEVSPGPGDTAFLFDDFVRLVEGHQ; encoded by the coding sequence ATGGCACAGTGCTTCCTGATCCTAGAGGATGGAACGATTATGGAGGGTACTGGCTTTGGTTTTGAGGAGACGACTTACGGAGAGGTCGTCTTCACCACCGGCATGACCGGCTATCAGGAGAGTCTCACCGACCCATCCTATAGGGGCCAGATCCTTATCATGTCATATCCACTTATTGGTAATTATGGAGTGAATAGGTACGATTACGAATCTCCCAAGGTGCAGGTACAAGGGTATGTTGTGAGAGAGAACTGTCCAATCCCAAGTGAAATGTACTCTGGAGATACGATCCATAATTTCCTTCTTGAAAATCGAAAGCCAGGGATATCTGAGGTTGACACTCGATCACTTATCATCGGCATAAGAGAGCATGGGACTTTGAGGGGGGCGATCTCCTTCGAGGATGATGTGGAATCCGTGCTCGAAGAGGTGAGAAGGGTTCCCTATCCCTCAGAAAGGAACCTGGTAGGTGAGGTATCCACCAAGGAGATAATAAGGTACGAAAAAGAGGGGGCCGACACCATTGCCCTGATAGACTGTGGTGTGAAGGCGAATATCATCAGGGAATTGAGAAAGAGATTCTCGGTCATCCAATTACCCTATGATACACCTCCCGGTTTCTTCAGGAATGAGGAGATACACGGCATCGTGGTCTCCAATGGTCCTGGGGATCCCTCTCACCCAGATCTAAAGGATACAGTAGTTAGGACCATGAGGGCTTTGAAAGAGGATTATCCTATGATGGGCATCTGCATGGGCAACCAGCTGATGGCACTAGCTTTCGGAGGAGAGACGTATAAGATGAAGTTCGGGCACCGTGGGGCAAATCAACCCGTCAAGCTCAATGGACGGGTGTTCATTACCTCGCAGAACCACGGATACGCTGTAAAGGCGGAATCCCTTGATGAATCGGAAATCGCTGCTAATCAGTTCAATGTCAACGACAACACCGTGGAGGGAATGAAACACAAGGAACTGCCCATCTTCACCTCGCAGTATCATCCTGAGGTCTCTCCTGGTCCAGGTGACACCGCATTTCTCTTCGATGATTTCGTGAGATTGGTGGAGGGACATCAATGA
- the carB gene encoding carbamoyl-phosphate synthase large subunit, whose translation MSKKEYNKLMVIGSGPIVIGQAAEFDFSGSQACQSLREEGYQTVLVNSNPATIQTDLEMADVVYIEPLQLSSVKEIIKKEKVDGILSGMGGQTALNICSELAEDGTLDELGVSLLGTQPEAIALSEDRELFRKKMLEIGEPIPQSLTCNTVEEAIRAVEELGGYPVLIRPAYTLGGTGGGVAFDEEELIPIAGRGLIYSRIHQVLIEESVLGWKEYEYEVMRDANDNCIIICSMENLDAMGIHTGESIVIAPAQTLNDKDHQRLRTAAIKIIRALKIEGGCNIQFAFNPETKDYRVIEVNPRVSRSSALASKATGYPIARVAAKIAVGKTLDEIPNRITGITYAAFEPTIDYVVLKLPRWPFDKFRTVDRKITTQMKSTGEVMAIGRTIEEGILKAVRSLEIDRLGLEAENWSDEDIEEELVNATDLRLFVMAEALRRGMSIEEIAAKTKWDPFFIVKIQNIIRMEEQLKESNELDFNLLRKAKRMGFSDELIGSFTGMKDMKVRDLRNDMGIWPTFKMVDTCAAEFKAETPYFYSTYETTCECKSSENRKVVIVGGGPIRIGQGIEFDYCCVHGVMALQEETVDAVIINNNPETVSTDYDISDRLYFEPLTLEDVLNVIEKEDADGVILQFGGQTAVNLAIDLEEALKGTRTRVLGTAPSDMDVAEDRKLFSAMMKKLDIKQPDAGTGHSFEEVKDIAARIGYPVLVRPSYVLGGRAMEIVYNEKELETYVASAVKVSRQHPILVDKYLSHAIEIDVDVVADGEDVFIGGILEHIEEAGVHSGDATMILPPQTVPKSIIKRIEEITIQVARALRIKGLMNLQLAVKEGDVYMLEANPRASRTIPIISKAIGIPLAKVATKVMLGRTLKEMGLVGTVHCNHVTVKASVFPFLKLPGVDSILGPEMKSTGEVMGIDTDYDAAVYKAMISAGNKLPKEGSVYITVSDSDKETILPVAKDLFDMGFKIYATKGTSTYLRENGLQTTTVYRISENVPPDALGLMRRGDIHLIINTPTESSGARRDGYMMRRLAVELEIPFITTIPGARATVGAIKRARKGDISVNDLAHYHCRSDSSRS comes from the coding sequence ATGAGCAAGAAGGAGTACAACAAGCTCATGGTGATCGGCTCAGGCCCAATAGTGATCGGTCAGGCGGCAGAGTTCGATTTCTCCGGATCCCAGGCATGCCAATCTCTCAGAGAAGAAGGATATCAGACGGTCCTAGTGAACTCGAACCCTGCAACGATACAGACAGACCTCGAGATGGCCGATGTCGTCTACATCGAACCTCTTCAGCTCTCCTCGGTAAAGGAGATAATCAAGAAGGAGAAAGTTGACGGGATACTCTCTGGAATGGGCGGCCAAACCGCTCTTAATATCTGCTCTGAGCTGGCGGAGGACGGTACCCTTGATGAGTTAGGGGTAAGCCTTCTTGGCACGCAGCCAGAGGCAATCGCGCTCTCCGAGGACCGCGAGCTGTTCAGGAAGAAGATGCTTGAGATTGGTGAGCCCATCCCCCAGAGTCTGACCTGCAACACCGTTGAGGAGGCGATAAGGGCTGTGGAAGAGTTGGGAGGATATCCTGTCCTGATCAGGCCCGCCTATACCTTGGGAGGAACGGGAGGAGGGGTGGCTTTCGACGAGGAAGAGCTGATCCCGATTGCTGGAAGGGGGTTGATCTATTCCCGTATCCACCAGGTGCTCATCGAGGAAAGTGTACTTGGTTGGAAGGAGTACGAATACGAGGTCATGCGGGATGCGAATGACAACTGCATAATCATCTGCAGCATGGAAAACCTCGATGCCATGGGAATTCACACCGGTGAGAGTATTGTCATCGCCCCAGCGCAAACACTCAACGACAAGGATCACCAGCGGCTCAGGACGGCGGCCATCAAGATCATCAGGGCCCTCAAGATCGAAGGAGGATGTAATATCCAATTCGCTTTCAATCCAGAGACCAAAGATTACAGGGTCATCGAGGTGAATCCCAGGGTCTCTAGATCATCAGCTCTGGCATCAAAGGCGACTGGATATCCTATCGCTCGGGTAGCTGCGAAGATTGCGGTAGGCAAGACGCTCGATGAGATCCCCAACAGGATAACCGGGATAACATACGCGGCGTTCGAGCCCACAATAGATTACGTGGTTCTGAAGTTGCCCAGATGGCCCTTCGATAAGTTCAGGACGGTGGATAGAAAGATAACCACCCAGATGAAGAGCACTGGGGAGGTAATGGCCATTGGGCGAACCATAGAGGAGGGTATTCTCAAGGCCGTACGGTCACTGGAGATCGACAGGTTAGGGCTGGAAGCTGAGAACTGGAGCGATGAGGATATCGAAGAAGAGCTCGTGAACGCGACAGATCTCCGCCTTTTCGTCATGGCTGAGGCGCTCAGGAGAGGCATGTCTATCGAGGAGATCGCCGCTAAGACCAAATGGGATCCTTTCTTCATCGTCAAGATCCAGAACATCATTCGCATGGAGGAACAGCTGAAGGAGTCGAATGAACTTGATTTCAACTTGCTGAGGAAAGCGAAGCGCATGGGCTTCTCTGATGAGCTGATCGGATCCTTTACCGGCATGAAAGATATGAAGGTCAGAGACCTCCGCAACGATATGGGAATCTGGCCAACATTCAAGATGGTGGATACCTGTGCCGCCGAGTTCAAGGCTGAGACCCCCTACTTCTACTCCACATACGAGACCACCTGTGAGTGTAAATCATCGGAAAACAGGAAGGTGGTGATCGTAGGAGGAGGCCCGATCCGGATAGGACAGGGCATTGAGTTCGACTACTGCTGCGTTCACGGAGTCATGGCACTCCAGGAGGAGACAGTGGATGCCGTCATCATCAACAACAACCCCGAGACGGTGAGCACTGATTACGACATATCCGACCGGCTGTACTTCGAACCTCTTACCCTGGAGGATGTCCTGAACGTGATAGAGAAGGAGGATGCCGATGGGGTGATCCTTCAATTCGGAGGCCAGACCGCGGTCAACCTGGCTATTGACCTGGAGGAAGCGCTGAAAGGTACCAGGACCAGGGTCCTAGGCACTGCTCCATCGGACATGGATGTGGCCGAAGATAGGAAGCTATTCTCCGCCATGATGAAGAAACTGGACATCAAGCAACCAGATGCAGGAACTGGACACTCATTCGAAGAGGTGAAGGACATCGCCGCCCGCATTGGATATCCGGTTCTTGTCCGCCCTTCCTACGTGCTGGGGGGCAGAGCGATGGAGATCGTGTACAACGAGAAAGAGCTGGAGACGTATGTGGCCTCCGCGGTCAAGGTCTCAAGACAGCATCCCATCCTGGTTGACAAGTACCTGTCGCATGCGATTGAAATCGACGTGGATGTCGTGGCTGATGGGGAGGACGTGTTCATCGGAGGCATTCTGGAGCACATAGAGGAGGCGGGCGTTCATTCTGGAGACGCTACCATGATATTGCCTCCTCAAACAGTTCCGAAGAGCATCATCAAGAGGATAGAGGAGATCACCATCCAAGTAGCAAGGGCTCTTAGGATCAAGGGGCTGATGAACCTCCAGCTGGCCGTGAAGGAAGGGGATGTCTACATGCTGGAGGCGAATCCCAGGGCTAGCAGGACCATTCCCATCATTTCAAAGGCCATAGGTATTCCGCTGGCTAAAGTGGCCACCAAGGTAATGCTGGGCCGCACCCTCAAAGAAATGGGGTTGGTTGGGACGGTTCACTGTAACCATGTGACGGTCAAAGCGTCGGTTTTCCCTTTCCTCAAGCTGCCTGGTGTAGACAGCATCCTAGGACCTGAGATGAAGAGTACTGGAGAGGTCATGGGCATCGATACCGACTACGACGCTGCGGTCTACAAGGCCATGATCTCTGCAGGCAACAAGCTGCCCAAGGAGGGGAGCGTATACATAACCGTCTCGGACAGTGATAAGGAGACAATCCTGCCCGTGGCCAAGGATCTTTTCGATATGGGATTCAAGATCTACGCTACTAAGGGAACCTCGACCTACCTGAGGGAGAACGGCCTTCAAACCACGACCGTCTACAGGATTAGTGAGAATGTTCCACCTGACGCTTTGGGTCTGATGAGGCGGGGAGACATTCACCTGATCATAAACACTCCCACCGAGTCATCTGGTGCAAGGAGAGACGGCTACATGATGAGGCGTCTGGCGGTGGAGCTTGAGATACCGTTCATAACCACCATCCCGGGAGCAAGGGCGACCGTGGGAGCGATAAAGAGGGCCAGGAAAGGGGACATCAGCGTCAATGACCTTGCCCATTACCACTGCCGTTCTGATTCCTCTCGGTCCTAG
- a CDS encoding DMT family transporter produces the protein MPKDRNEIPPSIPYVGIAVAIVGVSFASIFIRWSESPPLVIAAYRMLLVSIILLPLATLTSKNEIRTMSRRDMAILLLIGAILAAHFFAYISAVKMTTVASAILLATCHPVIVGIISILVLKDTKKAVGIGILAGMSGLVIITLGDIGGGNIDGDILALISGVFFSAYLLLGRVLRQRISIITYVFVVFSSCALVLLGAAFITGQVMWPMPARELLIFLGLAVISTIMGHLLFNFSLRYLSASVISVSYLGEPVGAILLAAMLLDEIPSVYVLVGGMMILVGILLTARTERNQNGSGNGQGH, from the coding sequence ATGCCCAAAGACCGGAACGAGATTCCACCCTCAATCCCCTACGTGGGTATCGCTGTGGCGATTGTGGGTGTGTCTTTCGCCTCCATCTTCATACGGTGGAGTGAATCTCCCCCCCTGGTCATAGCGGCCTACAGGATGCTCCTGGTCTCGATAATACTCCTTCCATTAGCAACTTTGACATCCAAGAATGAGATCCGTACGATGTCACGGCGGGACATGGCCATACTCCTGCTGATAGGTGCGATACTTGCTGCACACTTCTTCGCATACATATCTGCCGTCAAGATGACCACCGTGGCTAGTGCTATCCTTCTGGCCACATGTCACCCCGTTATCGTTGGGATAATCTCCATCCTTGTCCTCAAGGATACCAAGAAGGCCGTTGGAATCGGCATACTGGCTGGTATGAGCGGTCTGGTCATAATAACCCTGGGGGATATCGGAGGAGGAAATATAGATGGTGACATCCTGGCTCTGATCAGCGGGGTTTTCTTCTCAGCCTATCTCCTGCTGGGGAGGGTGCTGAGGCAGAGGATTTCCATCATAACTTATGTGTTCGTGGTGTTCTCTTCCTGTGCCCTCGTCCTGCTGGGAGCGGCCTTTATCACCGGTCAAGTGATGTGGCCAATGCCCGCCAGGGAACTGCTGATATTCCTAGGACTGGCGGTTATCTCGACCATAATGGGCCACTTGCTCTTCAACTTCTCCCTGAGGTATCTCAGCGCCTCGGTGATCTCCGTATCCTACTTAGGAGAGCCAGTGGGAGCGATTCTACTGGCCGCAATGCTTCTGGACGAGATACCATCTGTCTACGTGCTTGTCGGAGGAATGATGATACTGGTGGGAATACTCCTCACGGCTAGGACCGAGAGGAATCAGAACGGCAGTGGTAATGGGCAAGGTCATTGA
- a CDS encoding class I fructose-bisphosphate aldolase family protein, which translates to MERIMDRNSGNAVIVPLDHGISMGPIEGIIDIKSTIDAISLGGATAVVEHKGIVPYGHRTFGKDIGLIVHLSASTSLAPDPNAKVIVTTVEEAIKMGADAVSIHVNIGSDTDVQMLADMGKISRKCNEWGMPLLVMIYPRGPNIKNPFDVDVVKHCARVAAELGADLVKTNYTGDPDTFKEVVKGALAPVVIAGGPKIDSDEKLLQMVKDSIEVGGRGVSIGRNIFQHRNITGITKAVSSVVISGAEVDEAIKFIK; encoded by the coding sequence ATGGAACGCATAATGGACCGGAACTCCGGTAATGCAGTAATCGTGCCCCTGGACCACGGGATATCAATGGGGCCTATAGAAGGCATAATCGACATCAAGAGCACGATCGACGCCATCTCCCTAGGTGGCGCTACAGCGGTCGTGGAGCACAAGGGCATTGTCCCCTATGGTCACCGCACTTTTGGAAAGGACATCGGACTCATCGTCCACCTGTCGGCGAGCACATCGCTTGCGCCCGATCCCAACGCCAAGGTGATAGTCACCACTGTGGAGGAAGCTATCAAGATGGGAGCAGACGCCGTGTCCATCCACGTCAACATTGGCTCGGACACCGACGTCCAGATGCTGGCCGACATGGGTAAAATCTCCAGGAAGTGCAACGAATGGGGCATGCCTCTCCTGGTGATGATCTATCCGCGTGGACCGAACATCAAGAACCCCTTCGATGTCGACGTGGTAAAGCACTGTGCCCGTGTTGCCGCGGAGCTCGGTGCAGACCTGGTGAAGACCAACTACACGGGCGATCCTGACACTTTCAAAGAGGTGGTCAAGGGTGCTCTCGCACCGGTGGTCATAGCTGGTGGTCCCAAGATCGATTCTGATGAGAAGCTCCTACAGATGGTCAAGGACTCGATAGAGGTAGGGGGAAGAGGCGTGTCCATAGGAAGAAATATATTCCAGCATAGGAACATAACAGGAATAACCAAGGCCGTCTCCAGCGTCGTGATCAGCGGGGCGGAGGTGGACGAGGCCATTAAGTTCATCAAGTGA